One Silene latifolia isolate original U9 population chromosome 4, ASM4854445v1, whole genome shotgun sequence DNA segment encodes these proteins:
- the LOC141652996 gene encoding small ribosomal subunit protein eS24z-like, with translation MADKAVTIRTRKFMTNRLLSRKQFVIDVLHPGRANVSKAELKEKLTRMYDVRDPNAIFVFKFRTHFGGGKSTGFGLIYDSVESAKKFEPKYRLVRNGLDTRVEKSRKQLKERKNRAKKIRGVKKIKANEAKKK, from the exons ATGGCGGACAAAGCTGTTACTATCCGTACTCGCAAGTTCATGACCAACCGTCTCCTTTCTCGCAAACAATTC GTTATTGATGTTCTTCATCCAGGACGCGCTAATGTATCTAAG GCTGAATTGAAGGAAAAGCTAACCAGAATGTATGATGTACGAGACCCAAATGCAATCTTTGTCTTTAAGTTCCGTACTCATTTTGGAGGAGGCAAATCCACTGGTTTTGGTCTGATTTACGACTCTGTTGAGAGCGCCAAGAAGTTTGAGCCCAAATACAGACTTGTTAGG AATGGATTGGACACCAGGGTTGAGAAGTCCAGGAAACAGCTTAAAGAAAGGAAGAACAGAGCAAAGAAGATCCGTGGTGTCAAGAAG ATCAAGGCTAACGAGGCTAAGAAGAAGTAA
- the LOC141651080 gene encoding uncharacterized protein LOC141651080: MALEQALESPGVAPSEALFWQLCNEALATRANIASRVRGECSFCSFCNSFLESSVHLFRDCPIAKRVWEGLDLSMEEEEGCGDLRSWVEERWRVYGSREHMLFMVGCWALWEHRNSVIFYTKEVNPQGVIRRTWDVVEEIEGGGYGRLNQRGVGGREEQAVRKGWTRPPEDFVKVNVDAGTKEGEGISVGVICRDERGEVMWGVSEVMEQNWEPQFAEAVAVLEGMKEAKRRGHQKIMVESDCLVLIESLKKKKSGRNMFALILDVILLLCISFNSVAWSYTSRTNNGAAHALAHLFPRVVGRLLWSGVLPPTVDDFVTVDSLLVMQ; this comes from the coding sequence ATGGCTCTGGAACAGGCTCTGGAAAGTCCCGGTGTGGCCCCGAGTGAAGCTCTTTTTTGGCAGCTTTGCAATGAGGCATTGGCAACAAGAGCGAATATAGCAAGCCGGGTTCGAGGTGAGTGTTCTTTCTGCTCCTTTTGTAATTCTTTTCTAGAGTCTAGTGTCCATTTATTTCGTGACTGTCCTATCGCTAAACGGGTGTGGGAGGGCCTTGACCTTTCGATGGAGGAGGAAGAGGGGTGCGGGGACTTGCGTAGCTGGGTTGAGGAAAGGTGGAGGGTGTATGGCAGCCGGGAGCATATGCTCTTTATGGTGGGATGCTGGGCCTTGTGGGAACATCGAAATAGTGTCATTTTTTATACAAAGGAGGTGAATCCGCAGGGGGTGATAAGGAGGACGTGGGATGTGGTGGAGGAGATCGAAGGTGGGGGTTATGGTAGGCTGAACCAACGAGGTGTGGGAGGACGTGAGGAGCAGGCTGTGAGGAAGGGTTGGACTCGGCCACCTGAGGATTTTGTCAAGGTGAATGTTGATGCGGGTACTAAGGAAGGCGAGGGGATTAGCGTGGGGGTGATTTGCAGGGACGAGAGGGGTGAAGTTATGTGGGGGGTGTCCGAGGTCATGGAGCAAAATTGGGAGCCTCAATTTGCGGAAGCTGTGGCGGTGCTGGAAGGTATGAAGGAAGCGAAGAGGCGCGGGCATCAAAAAATCATGGTAGAAAGTGACTGCTTGGTGCTGATTGAATcgttgaagaagaagaagtccgGAAGAAATATGTTTGCTTTAATTTTAgatgtaattttattgttatGCATCTCTTTTAATTCGGTTGCATGGTCGTATACTAGTCGTACAAACAATGGTGCGGCGCATGCTTTAGCTCATTTATTTCCTAGGGTAGTTGGTAGATTGCTTTGGTCGGGAGTTTTACCACCGACTGTGGACGATTTTGTTACCGTTGATTCGTTATTAGTAATGCAGTAA